Proteins from a single region of Hordeum vulgare subsp. vulgare chromosome 6H, MorexV3_pseudomolecules_assembly, whole genome shotgun sequence:
- the LOC123401629 gene encoding outer envelope pore protein 16-3, chloroplastic/mitochondrial-like gives MSCMVKWWLSDRAQTSDERRGRSSIADPRRPLRPSHSLSPALPPSHDAIPSPVSTPNSSSLPPQKSQPFLRLRLRLGTRPPAHAAQEVGKGAMEDDSPATKTVKGAATGLAAGTIWGTIVATWYDVPRVERHVALPGLVRTLKMCGSYGVTFAAVGGLYIGVEQIVQSQRKKRDFVNGAIGAFVSGATVYGYRGKSIKSALIGGSSLAFTSAILDVGGNTTRVDNGKAYHAYTMEKKPEPAH, from the exons ATGTCGTGCATGGTGAAATGGTGGCTTAGCGACCGGGCCCAAACATCTGACGAACGGCGCGGCCGATCGAGCATCGCCGATCCGAGGCGGCCACTGCGCCCGTCTCACTCTCTTTCACCCGCACTCCCACCGTCCCACGACGCGATCCCCTCTCCCGTTTCCACCCCCAACTCCTCCTCCCTTCCGCCCCAAAAATCCCAACCATTTCTCCGCCTCCGGCTCCGCCTCGGCACGCGGCCGCCGGCACACGCTGCGCAG GAAGTAGGAAAGGGAGCGATGGAGGATGACTCGCCGGCCACGAAGACGGTGAAGGGCGCCGCGACGGGTCTGGCCGCGGGCACCATCTGGGGCACCATCGTCGCCACCTGGTACGACGTGCCCCGGGTGGAGCGCCACGTCGCGCTCCCGGGCCTCGTCCGGACGCTCAAGATGTGCGGCAGCTACGGGGTCACTTTCGCCGCCGTCGGAGGACTTTACATCGGGGTGGAGCAGATTGTGCAGAGCCAGCGCAAGAAGCGCGACTTCGTCAACGGGGCCATCGGCGCCTTCGTCTCCGGCGCCACCGTCTATGGCTACAGAG GAAAGAGCATTAAGTCTGCCCTCATCGGTGGTTCTAGCCTGGCATTCACATCTGCCATCCTGGACGTTGGTGGTAATACTACCAGAGTGGACAATGGCAAAGCGTACCATGCATACACAATGGAAAAGAAGCCCGAGCCTGCGCATTGA